A stretch of the Panthera uncia isolate 11264 chromosome D1, Puncia_PCG_1.0, whole genome shotgun sequence genome encodes the following:
- the CD1H11orf42 gene encoding uncharacterized protein C11orf42 homolog, with protein MLVGTPHLLTLDEADATWTLIKDKVIEERFGPNVVAVPFLSDAACYDLLGVLVKQSRPAHTRLALPTRQGRRALQPVGPLPNLLEQVGSEGAFAHCTREYSPNGREEIAYEEMRILDGQPCRIRLHMGGLRKKVAFLLLPPAQVSLQQNLPWLRSTHSIYVIYQVFSCSWLQLGLLPTAQEPQLLRLQRSLPVAFSCLKFSLQPKGVLGPQKPLTKDTLPHGANWVRPNLGIMPPLAPMSTPTDTAEATDVPPPAPAPPTPPPQERPEGRPTRFSYKGRNPFRRRPQMLSENWLFSPRSPAPGVQGGGPGDPDRHSMSLPLLQGLSSEFDSDE; from the exons ATGTTGGTTGGTACCCCCCACCTGCTGACACTGGATGAAGCCGATGCCACCTGGACCCTCATCAAGGATAAA GTTATCGAGGAGCGCTTTGGGCCCAACGTAGTGGCAGTACCTTTCCTGTCGGATGCAGCCTGCTATGACCTACTGGGTGTGCTAGTGAAGCAGTCCCGACCAGCCCACACTCGCCTGGCTTTACCAACTCGGCAGGGTCGGCGGGCACTACAACCAGTAGGGCCACTACCAAACCTCCTGGAGCAGGTAGGATCTGAGGGTGCCTTTGCCCACTGCACTCGGGAATACTCACCAAACGGCCGGGAAGAGATAGCCTATGAAGAAATGCGAATATTGGATGGGCAGCCCTGCAGGATCCGCCTGCACATGGGTGGTCTGCGCAAGAAGGTGGCCTTCCTGCTGCTGCCACCAGCTCAGGTGAGCCTACAGCAAAATCTTCCCTGGCTCCGAAGCACCCACAGCATCTATGTCATCTACCAGGTCTTCTCCTGTTCCTGGCTGCAGCTGGGGCTGTTGCCTACAGCCCAAGAGCCCCAGCTGCTCCGGTTACAACGGTCCCTGCCTGTTGCCTTCTCCTGCCTCAAGTTTTCACTGCAGCCCAAAGGAGTGCTGGGACCACAGAAGCCTCTGACCAAAGATACACTGCCCCATGGGGCCAACTGGGTCAGACCCAACCTTGGGATCATGCCACCTCTGGCCCCCATGTCAACCCCTACCGATACCGCTGAAGCTACTGATgtgcccccacctgccccagccccacctacACCACCTCCTCAGGAAAGGCCAGAGGGCAGACCCACCAGATTCTCCTACAAGGGCCGAAACCCCTTCCGCAGGAGGCCCCAGATGCTGTCAG AGAACTGGCTCTTCAGCCCCCGCAGCCCCGCACCAGGAGTCCAGGGTGGGGGCCCCGGGGACCCCGACCGGCACTCCATGTCCCTGCCCCTGCTGCAGGGTCTGTCCTCAGAATTCGACAGCGACGAATGA
- the LOC125936850 gene encoding olfactory receptor 52W1, whose amino-acid sequence MAEGPHSNSTFPRPTFFMLTGIPGLGPAQAWLTLVFGPMYLLALLGNGALLTLVQIDSTLQQPMFLLLAALAATDLGLATSIAPGLLAVLWLGPRRVPYSACLVQMFFVHALTAVESGVLLAMACDRAVAVGRPLHYPLLVTKARVGYVVLALALKAVAIVVPFPLLVAKFEHFQAKTIDHAYCAHMAVVELVVGNTRANNLYGLALSLAVSGIDILGITGSYGLIAHAVLRLPTQEARAKAFGTCSSHICVILAFYVPGLFSYLTHRFGRHTVPKPVHILLSNIYLLLPPALNPLIYGVRTKQIRDRLLEIFTFRKSQF is encoded by the coding sequence ATGGCAGAAGGTCCACATTCCAACTCCACCTTCCCACGCCCAACCTTCTTCATGCTGACTGGCATTCCAGGGCTAGGGCCTGCCCAGGCTTGGCTGACACTGGTCTTCGGGCCCATGTATCTGTTGGCCCTGCTGGGCAATGGAGCACTGCTGACATTGGTGCAGATAGATTCCACACTGCAGCAGCCCATGTTTCTACTCCTGGCCGCACTGGCAGCCACAGACCTGGGCTTAGCTACATCTATAGCCCCAGGGTTGCTTGCTGTGCTGTGGCTTGGGCCCCGGCGTGTGCCATACAGTGCCTGCCTGGTCCAGATGTTCTTTGTTCATGCACTGACTGCTGTAGAATCTGGTGTACTGCTGGCCATGGCCTGTGATCGTGCCGTGGCAGTAGGGCGTCCACTGCACTACCCTCTCCTAGTCACCAAAGCCCGTGTAGGCTATGTAGTCCTGGCACTGGCACTGAAAGCTGTGGCTATTGTTGTGCCTTTCCCTCTGCTGGTGGCGAAATTTGAGCACTTCCAGGCCAAGACCATAGACCATGCCTACTGTGCACACATGGCGGTGGTAGAACTGGTGGTGGGCAACACACGGGCCAACAATTTGTATGGGCTGGCGCTTTCACTGGCTGTGTCTGGTATAGATATCCTGGGCATCACTGGCTCTTATGGGCTCATTGCTCATGCTGTGCTGCGGCTGCCTACCCAGGAGGCCCGTGCTAAGGCCTTTGGCACATGTAGTTCCCACATATGTGTCATTCTGGCCTTCTATGTACCTGGTCTCTTCTCCTACCTCACACATCGCTTTGGTCGTCACACTGTCCCAAAGCCCGTACACATCCTTCTCTCTAATATCTATTTGCTGCTGCCACCTGCCCTCAACCCACTCATCTACGGGGTCCGCACCAAGCAAATCAGGGACCGACTCCTAGAAATCTTCACATTCAGAAAAAGCCAGTTctaa